One Leopardus geoffroyi isolate Oge1 chromosome B1, O.geoffroyi_Oge1_pat1.0, whole genome shotgun sequence DNA window includes the following coding sequences:
- the UFSP2 gene encoding ufm1-specific protease 2 isoform X2, with the protein MSKLLFHINTYLKGFLQCFLCSHKKYTTQHQIVNIDLMLEMSTSLGAVTPIIERESGGHHYVSMILPVDVVLSVAPEETWGKVRKLLVDAIHNQLTDMEKCILKYMKGTSIVVPEPLHFLLPGEKNLKTISYPSGIPDGQLQSYRKELHDLFNLPHDRPYFRRSNAYHFPDEPYKDGYIRNPHIYLNPPNIETGMIHVVQGIYSYHHYMQDRTDDSGWGCAYRSLQTICSWFRHQGYTERPIPTHREIQQALVDAGDKPATFVGTRQWIGSIEVQLVLNQLIGITSKILFVSQGSEMASQGRELANHFQSEGTPVMIGGGVLAHTILGVAWNEITGQIKFLILDPHYTGAEDLQVILEKGWCGWKGPDFWNKDAYYNLCLPQRPNVF; encoded by the exons ATGTCGAAGCTTTTGTTCCATATTAATACATATCTTAAAGGTTTTCTTCAATGCTTTCTTTGCTCCCACAAAAAGTATACAACTCAA CATCAAATAGTAAATATAGATCTTATGCTGGAAATGTCAACCTCTTTGGGAGCCGTAACCCCCATCATTGAAAGAGAAAGCGGGGGGCACCACTACGTTAGTATGATTTTACCCGTTGATGTAGTTCTATCTGTTGCTCCGGAAGAAACCTGGGGAAA AGTTCGTAAACTTCTAGTTGATGCAATTCATAATCAACTAACTGATATGGAGAAGtgcattttgaaatatatgaaaggAACATCTATTGTGGTTCCTGAACCACTGCACTTTTTAttgccaggggaaaaaaatcttaaaacaatttCATATCCGTCAGGAATTCCAGATGGTCAGCTGCAGTCCTATAGAAAG gAGTTACATGACCTCTTCAATCTGCCTCATGACAGACCTTATTTCAGAAGGTCTAATGCTTATCACTTTCCAGATGAACCATACAAAGATGGTTACATTAGAAATCCACACATTTATCTCAATCCTCCTAACATAGAGACTGGTATG ATTCATGTGGTCCAGGGCATATACAGTTATCATCACTACATGCAGGATCGGACGGATGACAGTGGCTGGGGCTGCGCTTACCGATCTCTGCAGACCATCTGCTCTTGGTTCAGACACCAGGGCTACACAGAGAGACCCATTCCAACGCACAGAGAAATTCAGCAG gcTCTAGTTGATGCCGGGGACAAACCAGCAACATTTGTCGGAACACGGCAATGGATTGGATCTATCGAGGTGCAGCTGGTACTGAACCAACTGATTGGAATAACATCAAAAATACTGTTCGTCAG CCAAGGTTCTGAAATGGCCTCTCAAGGACGGGAGCTGGCTAATCATTTCCAGAGTGAAGGAACTCCAGTAATGATCG GGGGAGGAGTTTTGGCCCACACAATACTAGGAGTGGCGTGGAATGAAATAACCGGGCagataaaatttctaattttagatCCACATTATACAGGCGCTGAAGATCTGCAAGTTATTTTGGAAAAG
- the UFSP2 gene encoding ufm1-specific protease 2 isoform X1 yields the protein MVISETVDVLFRIRGGLDLAFQLATANEIFIKKALKHVLSDLSTKLSSNALVFKICHSSVYIWPNSDINTIPGELADGSACKTIMRFIHFEQEEDTKRKFMRKKDKKLSDMHQIVNIDLMLEMSTSLGAVTPIIERESGGHHYVSMILPVDVVLSVAPEETWGKVRKLLVDAIHNQLTDMEKCILKYMKGTSIVVPEPLHFLLPGEKNLKTISYPSGIPDGQLQSYRKELHDLFNLPHDRPYFRRSNAYHFPDEPYKDGYIRNPHIYLNPPNIETGMIHVVQGIYSYHHYMQDRTDDSGWGCAYRSLQTICSWFRHQGYTERPIPTHREIQQALVDAGDKPATFVGTRQWIGSIEVQLVLNQLIGITSKILFVSQGSEMASQGRELANHFQSEGTPVMIGGGVLAHTILGVAWNEITGQIKFLILDPHYTGAEDLQVILEKGWCGWKGPDFWNKDAYYNLCLPQRPNVF from the exons ATG GTGATTTCAGAGACTGTGGATGTACTCTTCAGAATAAGAGGAGGCCTTGATCTAGCTTTTCAGCTAGCTACTGCTAATG aaatatttatcaagaaaGCACTAAAACATGTGCTAAGTGACCTGTCAACCAAGCTTTCTTCAAATGCACTTGTGTTCAAAATTTGCCACAGTTCGGTGTACATATGGCCCAACAGTGACATAAACACCATCCCAGGAGAGTTGGCTGACGGTTCTGCTTGTAAGACCATAATGCGCTTTATTCA CTTTGAACAGGAAGAAGATACAAAACGAAAAtttatgagaaagaaagacaaaaagttaTCGGACATG CATCAAATAGTAAATATAGATCTTATGCTGGAAATGTCAACCTCTTTGGGAGCCGTAACCCCCATCATTGAAAGAGAAAGCGGGGGGCACCACTACGTTAGTATGATTTTACCCGTTGATGTAGTTCTATCTGTTGCTCCGGAAGAAACCTGGGGAAA AGTTCGTAAACTTCTAGTTGATGCAATTCATAATCAACTAACTGATATGGAGAAGtgcattttgaaatatatgaaaggAACATCTATTGTGGTTCCTGAACCACTGCACTTTTTAttgccaggggaaaaaaatcttaaaacaatttCATATCCGTCAGGAATTCCAGATGGTCAGCTGCAGTCCTATAGAAAG gAGTTACATGACCTCTTCAATCTGCCTCATGACAGACCTTATTTCAGAAGGTCTAATGCTTATCACTTTCCAGATGAACCATACAAAGATGGTTACATTAGAAATCCACACATTTATCTCAATCCTCCTAACATAGAGACTGGTATG ATTCATGTGGTCCAGGGCATATACAGTTATCATCACTACATGCAGGATCGGACGGATGACAGTGGCTGGGGCTGCGCTTACCGATCTCTGCAGACCATCTGCTCTTGGTTCAGACACCAGGGCTACACAGAGAGACCCATTCCAACGCACAGAGAAATTCAGCAG gcTCTAGTTGATGCCGGGGACAAACCAGCAACATTTGTCGGAACACGGCAATGGATTGGATCTATCGAGGTGCAGCTGGTACTGAACCAACTGATTGGAATAACATCAAAAATACTGTTCGTCAG CCAAGGTTCTGAAATGGCCTCTCAAGGACGGGAGCTGGCTAATCATTTCCAGAGTGAAGGAACTCCAGTAATGATCG GGGGAGGAGTTTTGGCCCACACAATACTAGGAGTGGCGTGGAATGAAATAACCGGGCagataaaatttctaattttagatCCACATTATACAGGCGCTGAAGATCTGCAAGTTATTTTGGAAAAG